A stretch of DNA from Bradyrhizobium algeriense:
AGGTCTGCTTTTGGACCCAACGCGGACCTCTCGGCATGTCCGCTTTCGCGCCGGGATTGGGTGCAATGAGGACGCTGCGCCTGGCGCTCAGGATGGCCGGGTCTCCTGTGGGCCACGACAGCACGGGTACTCGATCTGCTCGTCGGCACGGGGACGTCCACCCGGAGCTAAATCAAACAAGGTCCACAGGGGCTCGACAGTTCCGAGGTGTCGCGGATCCTGTCCCGGATCGCTTGGCGCGTGGATCAGCTCGCTTGCCCAGTGTAGGCGGATCGCGCCATCAGGCCACCGCTTGAAAACGGTCATGATAGGAACGGGCTGCCCATCTGGACCATCCCCTCCATAGTCTCGCCGGAAGCTATTGTGCGCGGCCGACAACAGTCGGATGTGCCTCCACCCTTTGTCGCGCGCGAACGCCACGACCCGTTCGATGGGGGCCTTTGCGACAACCGCCAAGTTGCCGCCCAGCCCTTCAAAATGGGGTATCGTGCCTTCCCACATGTCAATGAGCGCAGTGCAGGACGGACACGGCCCCTCCTCAAGCGACAGTTGCGCAGTAACCCCACTCGTGGGGCCTGGCCGACTATCCTGCGCGTGGCGCGGGAACATGTAATGGTAAAGCATTAGCGTGTCGCCGCCTCTAAAAAGCTCGGACATTGGAACCGTCGCGCCTGCTCCGTCCTCGCCGATGCAATCGAACAGGTAGTCCTCTGGCACCTCGCCGCCGGGAGGAAGGGCACGGAGTTCCGCGGCGACGGACTCCATCTCCCGACGCAGGTGGAGTTCGCGCTGAAGCAGCGCGTCGCGCGCGGCACGGTAATTCTGTGACTCATTCGGAAAGCTGATGCTCATAGGTGCTTTCTCCCCTGGCTGGATATAGCCGATCAGTGAGCGTCTCGCTCGGAGCCGTTCTCAGAAGGCCACAACTCGCATAGCTATGTGGCACCAAGCGGGATATCGCGGGCCTTGGCACTTGCCGCCAAAAGTACGGCAGGTACCCTGTCCTTACGCCAGGCTTTGCCAAGCATTTTCCGTCGCCGTTCGCGGTCTACTTCTCAGAGATGGACCTGAGCGCCGCCGTGCTGGCCGTCGCTGGCCTCTTCCAGTTCACGCCATGGAAGCACGCCTGTCTCGTCCGCTGCCGCTCGCCATGGGGTGCCGTGTCAATCCGTCGAGCGCTACAATCGCGATGCGCGAGGGCTTGCGCCACCGCGCTTTTGGCGTCTGCTGCTGTTGGGTGTTGATGGCGCTGCTGTTCGTCGCAGGCGTCATGAATCGGCTTTGGATCGCGGTCATTGCCGCCTACGTCATCGCAGAGAAATGGGCGCCGGGCGCGGAATGGTTCAGCCGCGCGGTCGGTGTACTGTTGTGCTTTGCGACGGTCGTGGTGTTCGGCGTCGGCGCACGCTAAAGCCGGTCTCAGGTGCTGGCGAAGAGCGTGAGGAGATTGCGGTGCTCCATTCGATCACCCTGTCTTATAGGAGGGATCGCGGAGATCGCTGCGCCGGAACAAGTTTTCATATCCTGGGGAGCGGTCTGCGAGCTATTTCTTACCAAGAAGGCGGGCGCCGCGTTCACGAGCCTGACATCAGCTCGTGGCCCACACCGACGAAATCCCGCGCTCGTCCAAGTGTCGGCTGTTAAGGGTCGACCGGAAATGGCTGACGTATGGCCAAAACGACGCGACTGGCGAGCAGGCTTTGGAAACTGTGCCCCGGCAGGCCGTCGTCAGCATATATTTGGGCACAAGGAGGTGCGATATGGCGACAACAGCTACCCAAGTCGTTCTTGATACGCCTGCGGCGGAGTTTCGGCTTCCGGCCACCGACGGCAAGAATTACGCACTGGACGACGTTGCGGGCGAAAAAGGCACGGTCGTCGTCTTCATCTGCAACCATTGTCCCTATGTTAAAGCGGTGATCGACCGCATGGTTTCGGACGCCCGCGTGCTGATGTCGGAGAGCATAGGCTTTGCGGCGATTTGCTCGAACGATGCGGCGAGCTATCCCGAAGACTCATTTGAGAATATGAAGCGTTTCGCGAAGGCTCATGATTTCCCGTTTCCATATCTCCACGACGAGACCCAGACAGTCGCTCGGGCGTATGGGGCGGTCTGTACGCCGGACTTCTTCGGTTACAATGCCGACCGCAAGCTCAAGTATCGGGGCCGGCTCGACGAAGGCCGCACAACTCCGCCTCGCGCGGGGGCGCCCCGAGAGCTTGTCGAGGCCATGCGCGCGATTGCGACCACCGGTCTGGCGCCGGCTGACCAAAAGGCGTCTATTGGCTGCTCGATCAAATGGAAGGACGAATAAAGCCAAGCCCTGTCAACATGTTTCGCATCTAAGACCGCCGCGTGCGGCAGCATTTGCTGCACATGTGCGATTTGACTAGCGGCATCACGAGGGCCCAGCGGCCGCTGCCGGAGTCGCATTCGCCCCTTCTGCTTCAGGTCTGCTTCCGGGGCAACACGGACATCAACCGGTGAGATAACCGGCTAAGTCGGTCGGAAATGACCCGACTGA
This window harbors:
- a CDS encoding DUF899 family protein; its protein translation is MSISFPNESQNYRAARDALLQRELHLRREMESVAAELRALPPGGEVPEDYLFDCIGEDGAGATVPMSELFRGGDTLMLYHYMFPRHAQDSRPGPTSGVTAQLSLEEGPCPSCTALIDMWEGTIPHFEGLGGNLAVVAKAPIERVVAFARDKGWRHIRLLSAAHNSFRRDYGGDGPDGQPVPIMTVFKRWPDGAIRLHWASELIHAPSDPGQDPRHLGTVEPLWTLFDLAPGGRPRADEQIEYPCCRGPQETRPS
- a CDS encoding thioredoxin family protein, translating into MATTATQVVLDTPAAEFRLPATDGKNYALDDVAGEKGTVVVFICNHCPYVKAVIDRMVSDARVLMSESIGFAAICSNDAASYPEDSFENMKRFAKAHDFPFPYLHDETQTVARAYGAVCTPDFFGYNADRKLKYRGRLDEGRTTPPRAGAPRELVEAMRAIATTGLAPADQKASIGCSIKWKDE